In the genome of Desulfomonilaceae bacterium, one region contains:
- a CDS encoding toprim domain-containing protein yields the protein MTSYNDEIKEKIKDSIDFEDLFRELFPDKHRSRDKSFSPARDETNPSFRCNKDYGYDYGVQIAYDHFALYQLRYGCDFPTAFNDLKARAGITDPPKRSQTKETDKKVFDPRKDGKIVAIFDYEDKNNKYIYSNVKFKPKDPSKFPPGTKTFLQGIRNPNNLEDIKWGLGGITPVPFMLPKLLAAPKDQPVFVCEGEKDALAMTSQGFTATSVGSASTGCGNLEQHGVVDYFRDRDVIITADKDKIGRNYAKKAAAIYAKVAKSVKIVEMPGDKIKDPADLIEQRPTAAKDIIMAAVKLAKPYSAQTAKAETKKKPPAKGASDKSEKLTKFQKLDICLQCLDWQFFFDQNGFPWANIPINGHSENIQVDSEQFNRLFQKEFKAQYYDGVGPKQIEQVTGAVLGGIEKFRKPRHLYVRMCWNATKDKILIDSGRPDWAVYEISPDGWRMIQTEGNPFKRAHKTAAYDCTPDTPRATWDNLFEFLRVTNDNQKTIIKMWLCLALFPGTPRPGLVINGPAGSAKTTTAMKLKKLVDPTTSHGPNRFRKNEDDMIAPLANYAVSVLDNANQMTPEQSDLLCQTITALDDDKRKYFTQGDTHSIDCMCTWIITGVSNPGKKSDFLRRVFLLETELIPDNERIPDSKIDELAHKYTAGIQARIFDCMSQALKNAPSIKNDLHSLAEANKYSLAMAAALDLTQEQIMAVWKANKEEQQAEVSSGEILTELIPEFLAMIGGKWEGTATELMEEMSSRLEIDKRADKKSFPINSVKLGTRLNTIIENLSGRGIKIVYKKEGSNRIRRIYDTRVYKENPFEKEIPSDPNKVVPMYRDTQTQLPLSRQTQKDGGSPKNKDLTFPCNQCGHYQGNDLCGQTDGLADPENCPFSDMELKQVGHNETLTTC from the coding sequence ATGACTAGCTACAACGATGAAATCAAGGAAAAAATCAAAGACAGCATCGACTTTGAGGATTTATTCCGAGAATTATTTCCTGACAAGCATAGGTCAAGAGACAAGAGTTTTTCGCCTGCACGAGATGAAACCAATCCGTCTTTCCGATGTAATAAGGATTACGGGTACGATTACGGCGTCCAAATAGCCTATGACCATTTCGCTCTATACCAGCTCAGGTATGGATGTGATTTCCCAACAGCGTTCAACGATCTCAAAGCCAGGGCGGGGATAACGGACCCGCCCAAGAGATCGCAGACCAAGGAAACCGATAAGAAGGTTTTTGATCCCCGCAAGGACGGCAAAATTGTAGCGATTTTCGATTATGAGGACAAAAACAACAAGTATATCTATTCAAACGTAAAATTTAAACCAAAAGATCCTTCTAAGTTCCCTCCGGGAACAAAGACTTTTCTACAAGGAATACGCAACCCAAACAACCTCGAGGATATTAAATGGGGGCTAGGCGGCATTACGCCAGTTCCATTCATGCTGCCCAAACTCCTAGCGGCTCCTAAAGATCAACCAGTTTTCGTGTGCGAAGGCGAAAAAGACGCCCTGGCCATGACAAGTCAGGGGTTTACGGCAACATCAGTTGGTAGCGCTTCGACTGGATGTGGAAATTTAGAACAGCACGGAGTGGTAGATTATTTCAGGGATCGGGACGTAATTATCACCGCCGACAAAGATAAAATTGGTCGCAACTATGCCAAGAAAGCCGCCGCGATCTACGCGAAAGTAGCCAAGTCGGTCAAGATTGTCGAGATGCCGGGTGACAAAATAAAAGACCCGGCGGATCTGATTGAGCAACGCCCTACCGCCGCCAAGGACATTATAATGGCAGCCGTTAAGTTGGCGAAACCGTATTCGGCACAGACGGCCAAAGCAGAAACCAAAAAGAAACCGCCTGCCAAGGGCGCATCCGATAAATCTGAAAAACTCACCAAGTTTCAAAAGCTAGATATTTGTCTCCAATGTTTGGATTGGCAGTTTTTCTTCGATCAAAACGGATTTCCCTGGGCCAATATCCCAATTAACGGACATTCAGAAAATATTCAGGTTGATAGCGAACAGTTCAATAGGTTGTTTCAAAAAGAGTTTAAGGCTCAATATTATGACGGGGTAGGCCCAAAACAGATCGAACAAGTAACTGGCGCTGTGTTGGGGGGAATTGAGAAATTTCGAAAACCACGCCATCTTTATGTGCGGATGTGTTGGAACGCCACGAAAGATAAAATCCTTATTGATTCAGGCCGACCGGATTGGGCGGTTTACGAGATCAGTCCCGATGGCTGGCGCATGATTCAAACAGAAGGAAACCCATTCAAGCGAGCACACAAAACCGCCGCTTACGACTGCACACCGGATACCCCCAGGGCGACATGGGATAACCTATTTGAGTTCCTTCGGGTCACTAATGATAACCAAAAGACCATTATCAAGATGTGGTTGTGTTTGGCGCTGTTCCCCGGGACGCCTAGACCTGGTCTGGTAATTAACGGACCGGCGGGATCGGCAAAAACTACAACGGCTATGAAATTAAAGAAGTTAGTCGATCCAACAACAAGCCACGGCCCAAATCGTTTTCGAAAAAACGAGGACGACATGATCGCCCCGTTGGCAAATTACGCAGTTTCGGTCCTGGACAACGCTAATCAAATGACACCGGAACAAAGTGATCTGCTCTGCCAGACCATTACAGCGTTAGACGATGACAAGCGGAAATACTTCACGCAGGGGGATACTCATAGCATAGATTGTATGTGTACCTGGATTATAACAGGTGTTAGCAACCCCGGGAAAAAGTCTGACTTCTTGAGGCGCGTGTTTCTTCTCGAAACCGAACTTATTCCAGACAATGAAAGAATACCCGATAGCAAAATTGACGAACTAGCCCATAAATATACGGCAGGCATCCAGGCGCGAATTTTCGACTGTATGTCCCAAGCTCTCAAAAACGCCCCCTCTATAAAAAATGATTTACACAGCTTGGCCGAGGCGAACAAGTATTCTTTAGCAATGGCCGCAGCATTAGATTTGACCCAGGAACAGATCATGGCGGTCTGGAAAGCCAACAAGGAAGAACAACAGGCTGAAGTCAGTTCCGGGGAAATATTGACTGAACTAATTCCCGAGTTTTTGGCGATGATTGGTGGAAAATGGGAAGGGACTGCGACTGAATTAATGGAAGAAATGTCTTCCAGGTTAGAAATCGACAAACGGGCTGATAAAAAGAGCTTTCCAATCAACTCGGTGAAACTGGGGACAAGACTGAACACAATCATTGAGAATCTCTCAGGACGCGGCATAAAAATAGTTTACAAAAAGGAGGGATCGAATCGGATCAGACGGATTTACGATACACGGGTATACAAGGAAAATCCGTTTGAAAAAGAAATACCTTCTGATCCAAACAAAGTTGTCCCAATGTACCGGGACACTCAAACTCAACTTCCCTTGTCTCGGCAGACACAAAAGGACGGGGGTTCTCCCAAGAACAAGGACTTAACATTTCCATGTAACCAATGTGGGCATTACCAGGGAAACGATCTTTGCGGTCAGACAGACGGGCTTGCAGATCCCGAAAATTGTCCCTTCTCGGACATGGAACTTAAACAGGTTGGCCACAACGAGACACTAACCACCTGTTGA
- the fusA gene encoding elongation factor G — protein sequence MKQFKTEDIRNVAIVSHAGSGKTTLCEAMLLDSGAVDRLGKVTDGSSNFDFEPEEVKRGISIGSALYSVEWKKKKINIIDTPGDPNFGAEVIFALKAVDMAALVVDAVDSVKPLTEKVWSAIEGAELPRVLAVTKMDRERADFEKVVADVKQALKVKPVLLQIPIGKEANFKGVVDLLTMKAFIFEGDGKNPTKADIPDDLKEEASSRRDVLIEDLAEVDDGLMERYLEGEELGADDLFNALRGGILNRVFMPVVISSGFTNKGIQPILDLIVDACPSPADMKPVVGSTPSGDEISRTPSADEPFCAFVFKTLADPYAGRLSVFRIFSGKLVPDSNFYNSSGQSKERFGQLFIMRGKSQKSIEGAQAGDIVAVAKLKETLTGDTLCDERAQIILPKPELPHAVISFAIEPKAKGDEEKITQSLARLGEEDPTLSVNRDARTNEFLISGMGQVHIEVVVEKLKRKFGVDVNLKTPKIPYKETIKGKAKVEGKLKKQTGGRGQFAVAWLELEPMERGKGFEFVDKIVGGVIPRQYIPAVEKGVIEAMAAGALAGHPVIDVRVKVFDGKYHDVDSSEQAFKIAASKGFKKGVLQANPVLLEPIMNMEIVVPEDCMGDVMGDLNSRRGRISGMDAKGGNQVVKALVPMAEVLKYASDLTSMTSGRGIFSMEFSHYEEVPASIAEKIVEASAKTTEEED from the coding sequence ATGAAGCAATTCAAAACTGAAGACATTCGAAATGTAGCAATCGTCTCTCACGCTGGTTCAGGAAAGACGACGTTATGTGAAGCCATGCTTCTGGACTCAGGAGCGGTCGATCGCCTGGGGAAAGTAACCGATGGCTCTTCCAATTTTGACTTTGAGCCCGAGGAAGTCAAACGGGGTATTTCAATTGGTTCGGCTCTCTATTCGGTGGAATGGAAGAAAAAGAAAATAAACATAATTGATACTCCTGGGGACCCGAATTTTGGAGCGGAAGTCATATTCGCCCTCAAAGCTGTTGACATGGCCGCTCTGGTTGTCGACGCCGTCGATTCTGTCAAGCCGTTGACAGAAAAGGTGTGGTCGGCCATAGAAGGCGCAGAATTACCAAGAGTGCTTGCAGTGACAAAAATGGACCGAGAAAGGGCTGATTTTGAGAAGGTCGTCGCAGATGTCAAACAGGCCCTGAAAGTCAAGCCTGTACTGTTACAAATACCGATAGGCAAGGAAGCGAACTTCAAGGGAGTCGTTGATTTACTTACCATGAAGGCCTTCATATTTGAGGGGGACGGTAAGAACCCTACGAAAGCCGACATACCGGATGATCTCAAAGAGGAAGCCTCTTCTCGAAGGGATGTCTTGATTGAGGACCTGGCGGAAGTCGATGATGGTTTAATGGAGAGATATCTTGAAGGTGAGGAACTAGGAGCTGACGATTTGTTTAACGCATTGCGCGGCGGAATCTTGAATCGAGTTTTCATGCCGGTGGTCATCTCCTCAGGTTTTACAAACAAAGGTATTCAACCGATTCTTGATCTGATTGTCGATGCATGTCCTTCTCCTGCGGACATGAAACCAGTAGTTGGTTCGACGCCATCCGGAGACGAGATATCGAGAACTCCATCGGCTGACGAACCATTTTGCGCCTTTGTGTTCAAGACTTTGGCGGACCCATACGCAGGAAGACTCAGTGTTTTTAGAATTTTCTCGGGTAAGCTTGTCCCCGATTCGAACTTCTATAACTCTTCCGGACAATCCAAGGAGAGGTTTGGTCAGCTTTTCATTATGCGGGGGAAATCTCAAAAATCGATTGAAGGCGCCCAGGCAGGTGATATCGTCGCCGTAGCCAAACTCAAGGAAACACTTACTGGTGACACTCTCTGTGACGAAAGGGCGCAAATAATACTTCCCAAACCGGAGCTTCCTCATGCGGTAATTTCATTCGCAATTGAACCTAAAGCCAAAGGCGATGAAGAGAAGATCACGCAGAGTCTAGCACGATTGGGAGAGGAAGATCCCACGCTGTCGGTCAATAGAGACGCCCGGACCAATGAATTTCTCATTTCCGGCATGGGGCAGGTCCACATAGAAGTTGTGGTCGAAAAACTGAAGAGGAAATTTGGGGTTGATGTAAACCTCAAAACCCCGAAGATTCCTTACAAGGAGACCATCAAAGGCAAAGCGAAAGTCGAAGGAAAACTCAAGAAGCAGACTGGAGGACGAGGACAGTTCGCTGTAGCCTGGCTCGAACTGGAGCCGATGGAAAGAGGAAAAGGCTTTGAATTCGTGGACAAGATCGTTGGTGGTGTTATTCCCAGGCAGTATATACCGGCGGTTGAAAAGGGCGTTATCGAAGCCATGGCGGCAGGCGCTCTTGCCGGCCACCCGGTCATTGACGTTCGTGTTAAGGTGTTCGATGGGAAATACCATGACGTGGATTCTTCGGAACAGGCTTTTAAAATAGCCGCCTCTAAGGGTTTCAAAAAGGGCGTGCTCCAGGCTAATCCTGTATTGCTGGAACCTATCATGAATATGGAGATCGTAGTCCCTGAAGATTGCATGGGCGATGTGATGGGCGATCTCAACTCGCGTCGTGGTAGAATTAGCGGTATGGACGCCAAAGGCGGCAACCAGGTTGTAAAGGCCCTGGTTCCCATGGCTGAAGTTCTCAAATACGCCTCAGACCTGACTTCCATGACATCAGGGCGAGGAATTTTCTCCATGGAATTTTCTCACTACGAAGAAGTTCCGGCCAGCATAGCGGAAAAGATTGTAGAGGCTTCGGCTAAGACTACAGAGGAAGAAGACTAG
- a CDS encoding phage Gp37/Gp68 family protein, with protein sequence MSTNISWTDETLNLLTGCTKVSDGCVNCYAEPTCNRMRLNPNAKVAHKFRNGFKLTEHPQHLSDPVLRGKPKRIFLNSLSDTFHKDVSDGFLDATFDMITQYPQHIFQVLTKRPEGFSRIQTWPRNVWLGVTMESEKYLSRLEILKKQDAAVRFASLEPLLGPIPVDAIKGLDWLIVGGESGPKARPMDLKWAIEIREACRRYGVPLWFKQVGGKDRQKGGSLLEGKEHHEYPIL encoded by the coding sequence GTGAGTACAAACATTTCATGGACTGATGAGACGCTAAACCTACTTACCGGATGCACAAAAGTATCTGATGGTTGTGTGAATTGCTATGCAGAGCCCACCTGTAATCGAATGAGGCTGAATCCTAATGCGAAGGTGGCCCACAAGTTCAGGAATGGATTCAAACTCACAGAACATCCGCAACACTTGAGCGATCCTGTCTTGCGAGGGAAGCCGAAGCGGATATTTCTCAACAGCCTGTCAGATACGTTCCACAAAGACGTGTCAGATGGCTTCCTTGACGCCACATTCGACATGATAACCCAATATCCACAACACATATTCCAGGTCTTGACGAAGCGCCCAGAGGGATTTTCCAGGATTCAGACTTGGCCCAGGAACGTCTGGCTCGGCGTGACAATGGAATCCGAGAAGTATCTATCACGGCTGGAGATCCTAAAGAAACAGGACGCGGCGGTCAGGTTTGCATCTCTTGAGCCTTTGCTCGGCCCTATTCCAGTGGATGCAATTAAAGGGCTTGATTGGCTGATTGTCGGTGGAGAGAGCGGACCTAAAGCCCGACCAATGGATCTAAAGTGGGCGATAGAGATACGGGAGGCGTGTCGGCGCTACGGCGTGCCGCTATGGTTTAAACAGGTTGGCGGCAAGGATCGACAGAAGGGCGGCAGTTTACTTGAAGGGAAAGAGCATCATGAATACCCAATTCTATAA
- a CDS encoding site-specific integrase gives MPKIGKIYKQRGNRWRIRISGGMDIHCDKNHLSFHSKDHAQSTLIKIAAEIENGTFDANFYAKSKKSLLSFSVYALEWLAGCEKREQRDELSPTYLKDLRRFVHKTFIPHFQDKNMLDIKGRELKAFYLSLNHHAKTVYNIMAALHKIFKDAVFEEVIPVMPNFPKQGPIPEPDWQWAHEDVQDHILEYLEEDDLYAIFFLMTHGCRPGELRALKHKDLDFRIDKVTIRRSYSGTKLRETTKGKRRRVIDLDADWKEMYLARPRVIDPEAFVFNKEGKPLSATWLTKQWRKACDKAGVTDIGLYGATRHSLASQLANRGVSLYKIKQLLGHSTTKMTERYSHLESSNSKELARINKPIPIRSLNKSGQ, from the coding sequence ATGCCTAAAATCGGAAAGATATATAAGCAACGCGGCAACCGCTGGCGGATTCGCATATCCGGCGGAATGGATATCCACTGCGACAAAAATCATCTTTCCTTTCATTCCAAGGATCACGCACAGTCCACACTAATAAAAATCGCAGCGGAGATTGAAAACGGCACATTCGATGCGAACTTCTACGCCAAGAGCAAAAAAAGCCTACTGTCGTTCAGCGTATATGCGCTGGAATGGCTGGCTGGATGTGAAAAGCGAGAACAGCGCGATGAATTAAGCCCTACCTATCTTAAAGATTTGCGGCGTTTCGTCCACAAGACATTCATTCCACATTTCCAAGACAAAAACATGCTGGACATCAAGGGGCGGGAATTGAAAGCGTTTTATTTATCCCTGAATCATCACGCTAAGACCGTCTATAATATCATGGCGGCGCTACACAAGATTTTCAAGGACGCCGTATTTGAGGAGGTTATTCCGGTCATGCCTAACTTTCCCAAGCAGGGCCCAATACCGGAACCGGATTGGCAATGGGCCCATGAGGACGTTCAGGATCACATATTGGAATACCTAGAAGAAGATGATCTGTATGCAATCTTCTTTCTCATGACGCACGGATGTCGCCCAGGGGAACTACGGGCACTCAAACACAAAGACCTCGACTTCAGAATTGATAAAGTCACTATTCGTCGGAGCTATTCAGGAACGAAACTGCGGGAGACAACAAAAGGTAAACGCCGTCGAGTTATTGACCTGGATGCGGACTGGAAAGAAATGTATCTAGCCAGGCCAAGGGTTATTGACCCGGAAGCATTCGTGTTCAACAAAGAGGGTAAACCATTATCGGCGACGTGGTTGACTAAACAGTGGCGCAAGGCATGTGACAAGGCCGGCGTTACCGATATAGGTCTTTATGGCGCCACGCGACACAGCCTGGCAAGTCAACTGGCAAACCGCGGCGTCAGCCTATACAAAATCAAACAACTTCTCGGCCACTCAACCACGAAAATGACCGAGCGTTACAGCCACCTCGAATCGAGCAATTCAAAAGAACTCGCCCGCATAAACAAGCCTATTCCAATTCGCAGCCTCAATAAATCAGGACAGTAG
- a CDS encoding ERCC4 domain-containing protein yields the protein MGMNDEQITLIKDTREPDTAWDMYFSAPTVTACLRTGDYSVSGYEDQVAIERKTIDDLVGCLGKQRDRFERELERSRGFEYFAVLVESSYFELENGLYRSRLHPRSGVESVSAFEVRYKVPFLFCGSAELAAKKCESLLRKYHREQMKQIETELPF from the coding sequence ATGGGAATGAATGACGAACAAATCACTTTAATCAAGGATACAAGGGAGCCGGACACGGCCTGGGATATGTATTTCAGCGCCCCAACTGTAACGGCGTGCCTCAGAACTGGTGACTATTCGGTTTCGGGTTATGAGGATCAAGTGGCTATCGAGCGCAAAACTATCGACGATTTAGTCGGATGCCTCGGCAAGCAGAGGGACAGGTTTGAGCGCGAACTGGAGAGATCGAGAGGCTTCGAATATTTCGCCGTCCTGGTCGAAAGCAGTTACTTCGAACTTGAGAACGGTCTTTACCGCAGTCGTTTACACCCACGATCCGGCGTGGAATCAGTGTCGGCTTTTGAGGTTCGCTACAAGGTTCCGTTTCTGTTTTGCGGATCTGCAGAACTGGCAGCAAAGAAATGCGAGAGTTTGCTGCGGAAATATCATCGGGAGCAAATGAAACAAATTGAGACTGAACTCCCCTTTTAA
- a CDS encoding glycosyltransferase family 9 protein encodes MELNHKKVLIIKPSSMGDVIHALPLIHAIKRRYPTSYIGWVVQKGLAGLLEPDPFIDEIITIDIPSTSEPSARTSAYFHAFVATVRSLKILRRKFVAKPYDLILDLHASFRSGLISVMNPKSFRLGFAEAKELNTFFQSDHVRVPSDKPHAVDQLLCFADFLKISVNPDDFRLFLGDRAEQEAKSFMDSSGLGMSDRIVYANPGTRWATKFWNKRAWADLADRLIVELQCSVIFGGGPSERAYVEEIVNLMKLRPVVAAGCLSPVGAASLIKASQIYVGVDSGPMHLAAILGTHVVALFGPTDPEKVGPYGEGHRVVRVENLPCLGCRKSVCNDKKCLDGISSDRVFEEIRQLTEWTSKVNGHY; translated from the coding sequence ATGGAACTGAATCATAAAAAGGTTCTTATAATTAAGCCCAGTTCTATGGGCGACGTGATTCACGCTCTTCCATTGATTCACGCGATAAAACGCCGGTATCCCACCAGCTATATAGGATGGGTTGTTCAAAAGGGCCTTGCCGGCCTGCTGGAGCCTGATCCATTCATAGATGAAATTATAACCATAGATATTCCCTCAACATCCGAACCTTCGGCGAGAACAAGCGCCTATTTTCACGCCTTTGTAGCTACTGTTCGCTCGCTTAAGATCCTGAGAAGGAAATTTGTCGCCAAACCTTACGATCTGATCCTGGATCTTCACGCTTCTTTCAGAAGTGGGTTAATCAGTGTCATGAATCCAAAATCTTTCAGACTGGGTTTCGCCGAGGCTAAAGAACTGAACACATTTTTCCAGTCGGATCACGTAAGGGTGCCTTCCGATAAACCCCACGCTGTGGACCAGTTGCTTTGTTTCGCTGATTTTCTGAAAATATCGGTCAATCCGGACGATTTTCGACTTTTTCTGGGAGATAGGGCAGAACAAGAAGCCAAGTCATTTATGGATTCAAGCGGGCTCGGCATGTCTGATCGTATCGTTTACGCCAACCCCGGAACACGCTGGGCCACCAAATTTTGGAACAAACGCGCATGGGCTGATTTAGCGGACAGATTAATTGTAGAACTACAATGCAGTGTTATTTTTGGGGGTGGGCCTTCAGAACGAGCTTATGTCGAGGAAATAGTCAATCTGATGAAGCTCAGACCAGTGGTCGCCGCAGGTTGTCTTAGTCCGGTAGGCGCCGCGTCGTTAATCAAAGCGTCGCAGATCTACGTGGGGGTGGATTCAGGCCCCATGCATCTGGCCGCAATTCTTGGTACACACGTTGTCGCTCTCTTTGGACCAACTGACCCCGAGAAAGTAGGTCCGTACGGAGAGGGGCACAGAGTTGTGAGAGTTGAAAATCTACCATGCCTGGGATGTCGCAAATCAGTGTGTAACGACAAGAAATGCCTGGACGGTATCTCCAGTGACCGAGTGTTTGAAGAGATCAGGCAGTTGACAGAATGGACCTCGAAAGTCAATGGACATTATTAA
- a CDS encoding MOSC domain-containing protein translates to MTDDVRNKPPLSLVSGRVIAVCSSEKKGTPKADVCKGVLEVGFGLKGDAHGGDWHRQVSLLSIEQIETMKNKGYDVQPGSFAENICTQGFNLGSVKIGMRLKVGETAIIEVTQIGKECHTHCAIYNKIGECIMPEQGVFAKVIEGGVINSGDTIELTQ, encoded by the coding sequence GTGACCGATGATGTTCGAAACAAGCCGCCACTGTCCCTGGTCAGCGGGCGGGTCATCGCTGTTTGTTCAAGCGAAAAAAAGGGAACACCCAAAGCCGACGTGTGCAAAGGTGTCCTGGAAGTAGGATTTGGTCTAAAGGGTGACGCTCATGGCGGTGACTGGCATCGACAGGTGTCTCTACTTTCCATTGAGCAGATCGAAACCATGAAAAACAAGGGTTACGATGTCCAGCCCGGAAGTTTTGCGGAAAATATTTGCACACAGGGTTTTAATCTTGGTTCGGTTAAGATCGGCATGAGGCTGAAAGTTGGAGAAACCGCTATTATAGAAGTTACCCAGATTGGCAAGGAATGTCACACCCATTGCGCCATCTACAACAAGATTGGTGAGTGCATTATGCCGGAGCAGGGTGTCTTCGCAAAAGTTATTGAAGGAGGCGTCATAAACAGTGGTGACACCATTGAATTGACGCAATAG
- the lpxK gene encoding tetraacyldisaccharide 4'-kinase has protein sequence MTDHSRWFRGLPSSPFLAAPAGMYLIIQYAWRRVHELEWKRSYKAPIPVISIGNIAMGGTGKTPFVMYVTELLVEKGFRPCVVSRGYKGSYTTDYIIVKDVGSSGPKVNATLVGDEPFLIASGVDQKAAVMVGHDRLQCVTFAAEHMECDVAVLDDGFQHLRLKRDLDIVLLSGQEDHMFPLGILREPFSALSRADLIVVNQNQDVVCPRIHNFLSHREHFKFKSVPLSLNGADSSRSMVPESLKNENVLLVSGIAAPERFIKMAQSLEWSIMDHLVYRDHHNFDPRDLDRIVKAAKGAWMVFTEKDWVKLRPEFQARKDVLFLRIGIQLENDEIFMNQILKVLRSHGTES, from the coding sequence ATGACCGATCATTCAAGATGGTTTCGAGGACTGCCGTCGTCGCCTTTTCTCGCTGCCCCTGCAGGAATGTATCTTATCATCCAGTATGCGTGGCGGCGAGTTCATGAACTTGAATGGAAACGAAGTTACAAAGCTCCAATCCCTGTGATTTCCATAGGTAACATAGCTATGGGGGGAACCGGGAAGACCCCGTTTGTAATGTATGTGACTGAACTACTTGTTGAGAAAGGGTTCAGACCCTGCGTAGTGAGCAGAGGCTATAAGGGTTCGTACACCACCGATTATATTATAGTTAAGGATGTTGGGAGTTCGGGGCCAAAAGTGAACGCCACTCTCGTCGGAGACGAGCCCTTTTTAATCGCCAGTGGCGTTGATCAAAAAGCCGCTGTAATGGTCGGACACGACAGGCTGCAGTGTGTAACTTTCGCCGCCGAACATATGGAATGCGATGTAGCGGTTCTTGATGACGGGTTCCAGCATCTGAGACTCAAACGAGATCTCGACATAGTCCTTTTGTCAGGGCAAGAAGATCACATGTTTCCTCTAGGTATTCTTCGTGAGCCGTTTTCGGCCCTTAGTCGGGCGGATCTGATAGTCGTCAATCAGAACCAGGACGTTGTTTGTCCGAGAATTCATAATTTTCTGTCACATAGAGAGCACTTTAAATTCAAGAGCGTTCCCCTTTCTCTCAATGGCGCAGACTCTAGTCGTAGCATGGTCCCTGAAAGTTTAAAAAACGAAAACGTATTGTTGGTGTCGGGAATAGCCGCGCCGGAACGCTTCATTAAAATGGCCCAATCACTCGAATGGTCCATTATGGATCACCTTGTTTACCGGGATCATCACAATTTTGATCCAAGAGATCTTGATCGAATAGTCAAGGCTGCAAAAGGCGCATGGATGGTATTTACCGAGAAAGATTGGGTAAAACTGCGACCTGAGTTTCAGGCAAGGAAAGATGTTTTATTTCTAAGAATAGGAATTCAGCTAGAGAACGATGAAATTTTCATGAACCAAATTCTCAAAGTCCTGCGAAGCCATGGAACTGAATCATAA